In Zea mays cultivar B73 chromosome 7, Zm-B73-REFERENCE-NAM-5.0, whole genome shotgun sequence, the following proteins share a genomic window:
- the LOC103633517 gene encoding uncharacterized protein LOC103633517: MVQQQQHRIYILQFRKGETEQEVACKVSQPKGVGRRVMYYYQDYGSGGGGKSGKTVQPRALGVRRFLAMLLLSFLCVGTLFVAPVSFLSFVHSDEGGAAAAATAARGGVSGPCSAVGNNSLCCDRTSERADICFARGDLRMHSASASFQLVSTGNSTPGERIRPYTRKWEANVMATIDEVRLRRVAPGDAARCDVRHDVPAVVFSTGGYTGNVYHEFNDGILPLFVTARHLRRRVALVILEYHDWWMTKYGDVVSQLSEFPPIDFSADRRVHCFPEVIAGLRIHGELTVDPARTPERRGIGDFRRFLDDAYRGRIEFLERLERRAARRRPHRHHRGGALVPRAPPAGPREAEAERRPRLVIVSRTGSRVIENEADVAALAADVGFDVRVIRPDRTTELCKIYRELNASDAMVGVHGAAMTHFLFMRPGKVFIQVVPLGTDWAAGAYYGDPAARMGLRYVGYKILPEESSLSREYPTGDPVLTDPAGVAQRGWDVTKKVYLDRQNVRLDLARFREELVAAHRYLAAAGGRRRRPRAAE, from the coding sequence ATGGTGCAGCAACAGCAACACAGAATCTACATCTTGCAGTTCAGGAAGGGCGAGACGGAGCAGGAGGTGGCATGCAAAGTGTCGCAGCCCAAGGGCGTCGGGCGGCGGGTCATGTACTACTACCAGGACTacggcagcggcggcggtggcAAGAGCGGCAAGACGGTGCAACCCAGGGCGCTCGGCGTGCGGCGCTTCTTGGCCATGCTCCTGCTCTCCTTCCTCTGCGTGGGGACGCTGTTCGTGGCGCCCGTGTCCTTCCTCTCCTTCGTGCATAGCGATgaaggcggcgcggcggcggcggccacggCCGCGCGCGGCGGGGTGTCCGGGCCGTGCTCGGCCGTGGGGAACAACAGCCTCTGCTGCGACCGCACGTCGGAGCGCGCGGACATCTGCTTCGCGAGGGGGGACTTGCGCATGCACTCGGCCAGCGCGTCGTTCCAGCTCGTGTCCACCGGCAACTCGACGCCGGGGGAGCGGATACGGCCGTACACGCGCAAGTGGGAGGCGAACGTGATGGCGACGATCGACGAGGTGCGGCTGCGCCGCGTGGCCCCCGGCGACGCCGCGCGGTGCGACGTGCGCCACGACGTACCGGCCGTGGTGTTCTCCACCGGCGGGTACACGGGGAACGTGTACCACGAGTTCAACGACGGCATCCTGCCGCTCTTCGTGACGGCGCGCCACCTCCGGCGGCGCGTGGCGCTGGTGATCCTCGAGTACCACGACTGGTGGATGACCAAGTACGGCGACGTGGTGTCCCAGCTGTCGGAGTTCCCGCCGATCGACTTCAGCGCCGACCGCCGCGTGCACTGCTTCCCCGAGGTGATCGCCGGGCTGCGCATCCACGGCGAGCTGACCGTGGACCCGGCGCGGACGCCCGAGCGCCGGGGCATCGGCGACTTCCGCAGGTTCCTGGACGACGCGTACCGCGGCCGCATCGAGTTCCTGGAGCGCCTGGAGCGGCGCGCGGCGCGCAGGCGCCCGCACCGCCACCACCGCGGCGGCGCCTTGGTCCCCCGCGCGCCTCCTGCAGGTCCccgcgaggccgaggccgagcggCGGCCCAGGCTGGTGATCGTGTCGCGGACGGGGTCCCGCGTGATCGAGAACGAGGCGGACGTGGCGGCGCTGGCGGCGGACGTCGGGTTCGACGTGCGCGTGATCCGCCCCGACCGCACCACGGAGCTGTGCAAGATATACCGGGAGCTGAACGCCAGCGACGCGATGGTCGGGGTGCACGGCGCCGCCATGACGCACTTCCTGTTCATGCGGCCCGGGAAGGTGTTCATCCAGGTGGTGCCGCTGGGCACGGACTGGGCCGCCGGCGCCTACTACGGCGACCCCGCGGCGCGGATGGGGCTGCGCTACGTCGGCTACAAGATCCTCCCCGAGGAGAGCTCGCTGTCCCGCGAGTACCCCACGGGCGACCCCGTGCTGACGGACCCCGCCGGCGTCGCGCAGCGCGGCTGGGACGTGACCAAGAAGGTGTACCTGGACCGGCAGAACGTGCGGCTGGACCTTGCCCGCTTCCGGGAGGAGCTCGTCGCGGCGCACCGGTACCTGGCCGCGgccggcggccggcggcggcggccgagagCGGCCGAGTGA